A stretch of the Clostridiales bacterium genome encodes the following:
- a CDS encoding Hpt domain-containing protein: MLTIENLRAWGANTEEALRRCMNNEAFYLGLVSRAMQDDSIGKLKEAVEAGDLERGFELAHALKGTMGNLALTPICTPVQEITELLRARAQADYAPLLSEIIAQRDKLIALLR; the protein is encoded by the coding sequence ATGCTGACCATTGAAAACCTGCGCGCCTGGGGCGCGAACACGGAAGAGGCGCTCCGGCGCTGCATGAACAACGAGGCTTTTTACCTGGGCCTGGTCTCCCGCGCCATGCAGGACGATTCCATCGGGAAGCTGAAGGAGGCCGTGGAAGCCGGGGACCTGGAGCGCGGCTTTGAACTGGCCCACGCCCTCAAGGGCACCATGGGCAACCTGGCCCTGACCCCGATCTGCACGCCGGTGCAGGAAATCACGGAGCTGCTCCGGGCCCGCGCGCAGGCGGATTATGCGCCCCTGCTTTCCGAAATCATCGCCCAAAGGGACAAACTGATCGCGCTCCTCCGGTAA